One window of Bacillus sp. THAF10 genomic DNA carries:
- a CDS encoding HIT family protein, protein MNDCVFCSIAQKRGEAFIVHESTHTLALLDIYPATYGHLLVIPKEHYKMFDEMFDEEVLKDVISSIQFVCNRLVERGLCRDYTIIQNNGEYAEQEINHVHFHIIPRYPNDLVKMDLNIQARRASKEELQNVFKALK, encoded by the coding sequence ATGAATGATTGTGTTTTTTGTAGCATCGCGCAAAAAAGGGGAGAAGCATTTATTGTTCATGAAAGTACCCATACTTTAGCATTATTGGATATTTACCCTGCAACATATGGGCATCTATTAGTTATACCTAAAGAACACTATAAGATGTTTGATGAGATGTTTGATGAAGAGGTATTAAAGGACGTAATATCTAGCATCCAATTTGTGTGTAACAGGCTCGTTGAAAGAGGTTTGTGTAGAGATTACACAATCATTCAAAATAATGGAGAGTACGCCGAGCAGGAAATCAATCACGTGCATTTTCACATAATCCCTAGGTATCCTAATGATTTAGTAAAAATGGACCTTAATATTCAAGCCAGGAGAGCATCTAAAGAAGAATTACAGAATGTATTTAAGGCTTTAAAATAG
- a CDS encoding RNA polymerase sigma factor codes for MSKENEIDHWFVQYHQTIYKYIFLMVKDAQEAEDLTQDTFVRAYQYYSSFKRDSSPKTWLFKIAHNTTIDYLRKRKPLRIFANVFLNKEQAASTEDILLLKENSRELLLALNKLKDTYKQVIILRKIKGFSVLETAHILGWSESKVKSTLMRAIQALSKEWMDEEENKGEKRAKQ; via the coding sequence TTGTCCAAAGAAAACGAAATTGATCATTGGTTTGTACAGTATCATCAGACTATCTATAAATATATTTTCCTCATGGTAAAAGATGCTCAAGAAGCGGAGGATTTGACTCAGGATACATTTGTGAGGGCCTATCAGTATTATTCTTCTTTTAAAAGGGATTCCTCCCCAAAAACCTGGTTATTCAAAATTGCACATAATACAACAATCGATTACTTAAGAAAAAGGAAACCCTTAAGGATATTTGCCAATGTGTTCTTGAACAAGGAGCAAGCTGCCTCAACGGAAGATATTTTGCTCCTTAAAGAAAATTCTCGGGAGCTCTTACTTGCTTTGAACAAATTAAAGGATACCTACAAGCAAGTAATCATCTTAAGAAAGATAAAAGGGTTTTCTGTATTGGAAACTGCTCATATCTTGGGCTGGTCGGAAAGTAAAGTGAAGTCTACCTTGATGCGCGCGATTCAAGCTTTGTCAAAAGAATGGATGGATGAGGAGGAGAACAAGGGTGAAAAACGTGCAAAACAATAA
- the guaC gene encoding GMP reductase, with protein sequence MENVFDYEDIQLVPNKCVVNSRSECDTTVTLGGRQFKLPVVPANMQTIIDEKIALYLAENNYFYIMHRFEPEKRQAFIENMHGRGLYASISVGVKEEEYLFIEELASRALTPEFITIDIAHGHSNAVINMIQHIKKHLPESFVIAGNVGTPEAVRELENAGADATKVGIGPGKVCITKIKTGFGTGGWQLAALRLCAKAASKPIIADGGIRTHGDIAKSVRFGASMVMIGSLFAGHEESPGETIEIEGKLVKEYFGSASEFQKGEKKNVEGKKMFVEHKGSLQDTLTEMEQDLQSSISYAGGTTLDSIRHVDYVIVKNSIFNGDKVY encoded by the coding sequence ATGGAAAATGTATTTGATTATGAAGATATTCAGTTAGTACCAAATAAATGTGTCGTTAACAGCCGTTCTGAGTGTGATACCACGGTGACATTAGGTGGCCGTCAATTTAAGCTTCCTGTCGTCCCAGCGAATATGCAAACCATCATTGACGAAAAGATTGCCCTTTATCTTGCTGAAAATAACTACTTTTACATCATGCACCGCTTTGAACCAGAAAAACGTCAAGCATTTATTGAAAATATGCATGGAAGAGGGCTTTATGCTTCCATTAGTGTTGGTGTGAAAGAAGAGGAATATCTATTCATTGAAGAGCTTGCCTCAAGAGCACTTACGCCTGAATTCATTACCATCGACATTGCCCATGGTCATTCCAATGCTGTTATCAATATGATTCAGCATATCAAAAAACATCTACCAGAGAGCTTTGTGATTGCTGGAAATGTTGGGACTCCTGAAGCGGTGCGAGAACTAGAGAATGCCGGCGCAGATGCAACAAAAGTCGGGATTGGTCCTGGTAAGGTTTGTATCACAAAAATTAAAACAGGCTTTGGAACGGGAGGCTGGCAGTTAGCCGCACTTCGTTTATGTGCAAAGGCAGCAAGCAAACCGATTATTGCAGATGGCGGAATCCGCACACACGGCGATATCGCGAAATCCGTACGCTTCGGTGCCTCCATGGTTATGATTGGCTCCCTTTTTGCTGGACACGAAGAATCACCAGGAGAAACCATTGAAATAGAAGGAAAGCTAGTCAAAGAATACTTCGGCTCCGCTTCTGAATTCCAAAAAGGCGAAAAGAAGAACGTAGAAGGCAAGAAAATGTTCGTGGAGCATAAAGGTTCCTTACAGGACACACTAACCGAAATGGAACAAGATCTTCAATCTTCCATCTCCTATGCGGGCGGAACCACATTAGACTCCATTCGTCACGTTGACTATGTGATTGTGAAAAACTCTATTTTTAATGGAGATAAAGTATATTAA
- a CDS encoding glycosyltransferase, translating to MKKLLFVILILPLLVNMLPGTISANTNKQEHYISQSEVDFKNDFRRLWIDHVLWTSNYILSATTPGTEDQEQVLTRLLKNQEDIGNAIKPVYGEDAGNKLTELLKEHILIAGKIVDAAKMGDKDLVDQLNKEWYRNADDIAKFLSDANPKLSNEALKESLYMHLELVADDLSASLNKEWDARIVAVDEGITHIILMSDFISDGVVKQFPEKFK from the coding sequence ATGAAAAAATTATTATTTGTGATATTAATTTTACCATTGCTGGTGAATATGCTTCCTGGGACCATTAGTGCCAACACGAATAAACAGGAACATTATATTAGCCAGTCTGAGGTAGATTTCAAAAATGATTTCAGAAGACTTTGGATCGATCACGTGTTGTGGACAAGTAATTACATTTTAAGCGCCACCACTCCAGGAACAGAGGATCAAGAGCAGGTCCTAACAAGACTATTAAAAAATCAAGAGGATATTGGAAATGCTATTAAGCCGGTGTACGGTGAAGACGCAGGAAACAAGCTTACCGAGTTACTTAAAGAGCATATTTTGATTGCTGGAAAAATCGTCGATGCTGCTAAAATGGGAGACAAAGACTTGGTAGATCAACTTAACAAAGAATGGTACAGAAATGCGGATGATATTGCGAAATTCCTTAGTGATGCCAACCCCAAGTTATCAAATGAAGCGTTAAAAGAATCGCTTTACATGCATTTGGAGTTAGTTGCCGATGACTTATCAGCAAGCTTAAATAAAGAATGGGATGCAAGAATCGTGGCAGTTGATGAAGGAATAACACACATCATCTTAATGTCTGATTTCATTTCTGATGGTGTGGTGAAACAGTTTCCGGAGAAGTTTAAATAA
- a CDS encoding bifunctional 2-polyprenyl-6-hydroxyphenol methylase/3-demethylubiquinol 3-O-methyltransferase UbiG → MVSYYGKLSAEVYDLDKHIGRSFGDVEYYYERLKGITGKVLEPAVGNGRILIPLLEKGIDVEGFDYSDDMLELCMKNCETRGVHPFVSKQDMSGFLLEQQYQAVIVPCGSFLLLHNREQSVSALQCFYDHLEKGGKLIFDTFLQDQFTPGYVSKRVMYNDKGDTITLESTLVEVDYIQQVKVTHHKYEKWRAGKLVDSELEIFPLRWYGVEEMVLLLEKVGFQDITISADYRFGEYPSDVSQVITYEAVK, encoded by the coding sequence ATGGTTAGCTACTATGGAAAGCTGTCTGCAGAGGTTTATGATCTGGATAAGCATATTGGAAGATCTTTTGGAGACGTGGAGTACTATTATGAAAGATTGAAAGGGATAACTGGAAAGGTTTTAGAGCCAGCTGTTGGCAATGGCCGAATCTTGATTCCTTTGTTGGAAAAAGGAATCGATGTGGAAGGGTTTGACTACTCCGATGATATGCTGGAATTATGTATGAAAAATTGTGAGACTAGAGGTGTTCATCCCTTTGTTTCCAAACAGGATATGTCTGGATTTTTGCTGGAGCAGCAGTATCAAGCTGTGATTGTTCCTTGTGGGTCTTTTCTTTTACTACATAATCGGGAGCAATCTGTTTCCGCACTTCAATGCTTTTATGATCACCTAGAAAAGGGTGGGAAATTAATTTTCGATACCTTCCTGCAAGATCAATTTACCCCTGGTTATGTTTCCAAACGGGTTATGTACAACGATAAAGGTGACACCATTACGCTTGAATCAACCTTAGTGGAAGTTGATTACATCCAACAAGTGAAGGTCACCCATCATAAGTATGAGAAATGGAGAGCAGGGAAACTCGTAGATTCTGAACTTGAAATCTTCCCGCTCAGGTGGTACGGAGTAGAAGAGATGGTACTGCTTCTTGAAAAAGTCGGCTTTCAAGACATCACTATTTCTGCAGACTATCGATTTGGAGAGTATCCATCTGATGTGTCGCAGGTGATTACGTATGAAGCGGTGAAATGA
- a CDS encoding HisA/HisF-related TIM barrel protein codes for MNLDKLYSNTAIKNKAFKNRYIVAPMTRISAEQDGRANDTMTIYYERYAKGGFGSIISEGIYIDESYSQGYDDQPGLTREDHVQAWKSVVDTVHKHDAIMIAQLMHAGGQSQGNAYTSETIAPSAIPPKGEQLGFYGGSGPFQTPKAMTETDIEQVKDAFVQSALRAKEAGFDGVEIHGANGYLLDQFLTDYLNHRQDQYGGSKENRLRFILEIIEQIRNAVGSDFIVGIRISQIKVADPNHKWEGGETEAEYIFSQLGQSSLDYIHVTDGDAASPAFGENTRTLAQAAVEFGKLPVIANGGLGDPEKADKMLKDHQVDFVSLGTSALANPDLPNKAQKGMPLEAFDFEKILLPIAKVKELELEMDIVQ; via the coding sequence TTGAATCTAGATAAGCTTTATTCAAATACAGCAATAAAAAACAAAGCGTTTAAAAACCGATACATCGTAGCTCCTATGACGCGAATAAGTGCAGAACAAGATGGTCGGGCTAATGATACGATGACAATATATTACGAGCGCTATGCAAAAGGCGGCTTTGGTTCCATCATTTCAGAAGGAATCTATATCGACGAAAGCTACAGTCAGGGGTATGATGATCAACCAGGGCTTACCCGTGAAGATCATGTACAAGCGTGGAAGTCTGTGGTGGACACCGTTCACAAACATGACGCGATCATGATTGCACAGCTCATGCATGCTGGTGGTCAAAGTCAGGGGAATGCGTACACGTCTGAAACCATTGCGCCTTCTGCTATCCCCCCTAAGGGTGAGCAATTAGGGTTTTATGGTGGATCCGGACCATTCCAAACGCCTAAAGCAATGACAGAAACAGATATAGAACAAGTGAAAGACGCGTTTGTACAAAGCGCTCTTCGCGCGAAAGAGGCTGGATTTGATGGTGTTGAAATTCACGGAGCAAATGGATATTTACTAGATCAATTCTTAACAGACTATTTAAATCATCGCCAAGATCAATATGGTGGATCCAAAGAAAACAGATTACGGTTTATCCTTGAAATTATTGAACAAATACGCAATGCCGTAGGTTCAGATTTCATTGTCGGCATTCGAATTTCACAAATTAAAGTTGCCGACCCAAATCACAAATGGGAAGGTGGCGAAACGGAAGCAGAATATATTTTCTCCCAATTAGGGCAGTCTTCCTTAGACTATATTCACGTTACCGATGGAGATGCCGCGTCCCCTGCTTTCGGAGAGAACACCCGAACGCTCGCACAGGCTGCAGTAGAATTTGGAAAACTTCCTGTCATCGCGAATGGTGGGCTAGGTGACCCTGAAAAGGCTGATAAAATGTTAAAAGATCATCAAGTAGATTTCGTTTCTTTAGGAACAAGTGCCTTAGCTAACCCAGACCTACCAAATAAAGCGCAAAAAGGAATGCCATTAGAAGCCTTTGACTTTGAAAAAATTCTTTTACCTATTGCGAAAGTAAAAGAGTTGGAGTTAGAAATGGACATTGTTCAATAA
- a CDS encoding GNAT family N-acetyltransferase, whose amino-acid sequence MEIREYDSADLIQFSGLISELGYPTSDEEMEIRMKRIESNSNYYTFVAVKNKNLLGMIGVTLHTTYTNNDVKVQITSLVTKTEYRGQGIAKALIKYVEEWSLSLGSNFIYLLSGISEERGKAHKLYKSLGYDITGYRFVKRF is encoded by the coding sequence ATGGAGATAAGGGAATATGATTCAGCTGATTTAATTCAATTTTCGGGTTTGATATCAGAATTAGGCTACCCTACGTCTGATGAGGAAATGGAAATAAGGATGAAACGGATAGAATCAAATTCAAATTACTACACATTCGTTGCAGTAAAGAATAAGAATTTGCTTGGAATGATTGGTGTTACACTCCATACTACATACACAAACAATGATGTAAAGGTTCAAATCACTTCTTTAGTTACAAAGACAGAGTATCGTGGTCAAGGTATCGCTAAAGCATTGATTAAGTATGTAGAAGAATGGTCTTTGAGTTTAGGATCAAATTTCATATATCTTTTAAGTGGCATTAGTGAAGAGAGAGGTAAGGCACATAAACTATATAAATCCCTAGGGTACGATATAACAGGGTATAGATTTGTTAAGCGTTTTTAG